The Streptomyces sp. CC0208 genome window below encodes:
- a CDS encoding TetR/AcrR family transcriptional regulator, which yields MREERVDPRQVRSREAMVAAATTLLTEGGLDAVTHQAVATRAGVGRATVYRHWPDVLGLRLAALEAGMPPLAPAPEDVRAASGAEPRAELVHYLRQLGERLDDAQAGAVLAAVLGGAQYDDGMQHLRQTLLTQIVDALRPAITAAVDRGRLRDDVTAETFAMTAVGPLVYQRFLVGARLGHDTVDAVVDAALRAWAP from the coding sequence ATGCGGGAGGAACGAGTGGATCCACGCCAGGTGCGCAGCCGCGAGGCCATGGTGGCCGCGGCCACCACGCTGCTCACCGAGGGCGGCCTGGACGCCGTCACGCACCAGGCGGTTGCCACCCGAGCCGGGGTCGGCCGGGCCACGGTGTACCGCCACTGGCCCGACGTGCTCGGTCTCCGTCTGGCGGCGCTGGAGGCAGGCATGCCGCCCCTGGCGCCGGCCCCCGAGGACGTGCGGGCGGCGTCAGGTGCTGAGCCGCGCGCCGAGCTGGTCCATTACCTGCGCCAGCTCGGCGAGCGGCTCGACGACGCCCAGGCCGGAGCCGTTCTCGCCGCCGTACTGGGCGGGGCACAGTACGACGACGGGATGCAGCACCTCCGACAGACACTGCTGACCCAGATCGTGGACGCCCTGCGGCCCGCCATCACTGCGGCCGTCGACCGGGGGCGGCTGCGCGATGACGTCACGGCCGAGACGTTCGCCATGACGGCTGTCGGCCCACTCGTCTACCAGCGTTTTCTTGTGGGCGCCCGGCTCGGTCACGACACGGTGGACGCGGTGGTGGATGCGGCACTACGGGCGTGGGCGCCGTAG
- a CDS encoding DUF4331 family protein, producing MWPPARRRRRDRDLRWPTSGGRPVRLERMGRPEIKNVVLASKSHDPVNSDLEIRDLYNEEDAFAVRPDYAGAYRARFDANLAFFDRLDGELVWPPDDQGTHPLTELLLADFLVVDISKPFAEDGCFEIETALLAGRPHATCGGRAPNDDIVDTLYTLLVGGVDGPRISDGVDQATRPATHDFPYLVAPNPNPPDLMRVMTALLAPPEPEEEAA from the coding sequence CTGTGGCCCCCTGCTCGGCGTCGTCGGCGAGACCGTGACCTCCGGTGGCCGACCTCCGGTGGCCGCCCGGTCCGGCTGGAACGCATGGGCCGCCCCGAGATCAAGAACGTCGTCCTGGCGAGCAAGAGCCACGACCCCGTCAACAGCGACCTGGAGATCCGAGACCTCTACAACGAGGAGGACGCCTTCGCTGTGCGACCGGACTACGCCGGGGCCTACCGGGCGCGATTCGACGCCAACCTGGCCTTCTTCGACCGCCTCGACGGCGAGCTCGTCTGGCCGCCGGACGACCAAGGCACCCACCCGCTGACGGAACTCCTCCTGGCTGACTTCCTTGTCGTCGACATCTCCAAGCCGTTCGCCGAGGACGGCTGCTTCGAGATCGAGACCGCGCTGCTCGCCGGACGCCCCCACGCGACCTGCGGAGGCCGTGCGCCCAACGACGACATCGTGGACACCCTCTACACACTCCTGGTGGGCGGCGTCGACGGCCCGCGCATCAGCGACGGCGTCGACCAGGCCACCCGGCCGGCCACGCACGACTTCCCGTACCTCGTGGCCCCCAACCCGAACCCGCCTGACCTCATGAGGGTGATGACCGCGCTGCTCGCCCCGCCGGAGCCGGAGGAGGAAGCAGCATGA